The sequence TAACTCGGCCGATTTACGCATAACGTATTTACGAGCCAATGCGCGGTCAGTGTTGGTATTGCCAACAAAGCTAATCTGCCAGCTATCGGATGCAATTTGTACGGTTTCAAACCCTTTACCGAAAGACCAAAAGTGTTTTTCGGTATCGTAGGACGTGGCACAAGCTGAAAGCATCAGAGCTAGCCCGGTACATATAAACATTTTTCTGATGAGTATCATGATCTTGTCTCATAAAGTGGTTTAGAAGCTATAGGTCACGCCAAGGGTGGTAACCCACTGGTTGTTACTGTCTATTAGCGGAGAGTCAGCCATATTGGCACCTATGTGCGAGTAACCAGTGGTTTGAGTGATATCTAAATGTTTAGTGACTGGGATAACCAAAGCGTAACCTAGCTTATATGCAAAGGTGCCGTCGGCTTGATAGGCAGGGCGCAGCGCCGTTGCTTCAGATGATGTCACACCTGCGTAATAGTTTGCGAAATCTTTACTGAAATAGTGCACTCCCGCATAAGGCACCAGATCCCCGAAGCCAAGATTGATTGGATGATAATAGGTGATATCAGCCTGAAAACCATTATAGACACCCGTTACATCGTGTTGGAATTTGGATGATAGCGTGCCATTTCCTAAATGAATGTCGGCGTTTAACCCCAAATCACCACTGAATTTGCGATCCTTCATGCCCGTTAAAATATCGGCATCATCGGCATCAAAGCCGGGATTCGCGACCATAAAAACGCTGAAATTGACGGTACTATCGTTATTGCCTAAAAAACGGTAGTTGATGCCGGACAGATCGGCGTTAAAGTCTTCACCGTGGTAGCCGCCATTGAGGTAGGCACCAGTTTGGTGATCTTGACCCTTATAGAACTTACTGCCTGTTGCAACTCCGGCACCCGCAAAAAACTGATCCTGATGGCTATAAATATTACCGTTGCGTATGTAGGTATTGCCTTCAGCAAGGGCATGGCTTGACATCAAAATGGTTGTGATTACAAAGCAAAGTTTTTTCATTTTTAGATCCTTATGACATCTGTCTAGTGACTGTGGCGACACTATATTTCAGATATGAATAGGACTCTGTATCCGAATGTAACCTAGATAAGGTTATCAATGGCACTTTGCTAAACTGAGGAATAGTGTGAAGGAAAGTAGTGTTAGGGAATGCAAGAACATTAATGTCAATCAGTAGCATCAGGCACATTTTCCTGATGCTACCCCTCTAGCACTCCGCTCACTTTATCTGACTAAGGGCAGGGTAATCTAAATTGATCGGACAGTTGGTTTAATCGTACTAATAACTCAGGCGATAGGGTGACTTTTAAACTGTCGATATTTTCTTTCAGTTGATACAAGTCGGTAGCGCCTATGATATTGGAGCCGACAAACTTACGTGAGTTAACAAAAGCTAACGCCATTTGGGCGGGTGTGAGTTTGAACTCGCGGGCCAAATCGACATAGGCCTTTGTGGCATCCAGTGCCATTTGTGAACCAGTATAGCGGGCGAAACGCTTAAACAAGGTCAGGCGCGCGCCTTCAGGCCATTGGTCGTTGCAATATTTTCCCGTCAAGGCGCCAAAGGCCAGCGGCGAATAGGCAAGTAGTGGCAATTCTTCACGGTGGCTGATTTCGCTCATGCCGACTTCAAAACTGCGATTAAGCAAGTTATAGGGATTTTGCACACTCACAATACGCGGCAAGCCGTGTTTTTCGGCGAGTTGCAGGTACTTCATTAAACCCCATGGCGTTTCGTTCGACACTCCTATGTAGCGTACTTTACCTTGGCGGATCACTTCGGCGAGCGCTTCTAAGGTTTCGAGGATCGGCGTTTGATGCTCATGATCTTGCTCGTCGTAAAACAGTTCACCAAAAAAGTTAGTATTACGGTCAGGCCAATGGAGTTGATAAAGGTCGATAGTGTCTATTTGGAGGCGTGCTAAAGAGGCGTCAACCGCTTGATGGATGTTGTTCCAGTCCAGCGCCATATTTTTGCGAATGTAATCACTTTTACCCCCCGGTGCGGCAATTTTAGTGGCGATCACGAGGTCGTCTCGGTTACCGCGGGCCTTGATATATTGCCCAAGGATACGCTCGGTTTCCCCTTGGGTTTCTGGCTTAGGTGGTACGGGATACATTTCTGCGGTGTCGATGAAATTAATGCCATTTCCTATGGCGTAGTCTAGCTGTGCAAACGCTTCGGCTTGGGTATTTTGTTCGCCCCAAGTCATAGTGCCTAAACAAATTTTACTGACTTCAAGATTAGAATGCGGTATGCGTCTGTATTCCATCTATTTCTCCTACGGAAACTCTCTTAGTTTGAGGCTACCAAGCTTTTGCTGTAAAGCAAAGGTTAAACCATAGGTTGAAATGTTAGTGCGCTAAAAATAGCCAACAAGCAGAGCCGTGTTTACCTAGGTTAATGCATACCATTGGTTGAAGTTTGTTCTTTGAGTGTCAGTTTTCGTCCTTTTGTCATTAAATTGTGCTGAAATCTCAATTTTTGCTTATTTATGATAATCTTAGCGATGACTAAAACAGCAATACTGTATTTATGTACGAGTTGTTATAAAACTACATTTCAGGGCTTGCATTGGGGCTGGATGTGAATCTGCGTCACGCAATCATGTAAATTTACGTATCTAACTTACGAATTTGCCGAGGAATGTGACGCCAATATCGGATTCTTTGTTAACAAACCTGTACCCTAAAGTATCTAAAAATTTTTTATGGTTGATATTTGTGATGGCAGATTTTTCAAACCAAATAATAACGATCAAAAAAGGCCTCGACTTGCCGATAGCGGGCGAGCCTAGGCAGATCATTGAATCCGGTAATAAGCCATCCCAAGTGGCCATACTGGGCGAGGAATATGTTGGCTTAAAACCGACTATGTTGGTTGAGGTCGGCGATAAGGTCAAAAAGGGCCAACCTTTGTTTGAAGATAAAAAAACAAAGGGAGTCTTATTTACCGCCCCCGCCAGTGGTGAAATTGTCGCGATTAATCGCGGGGATCGCCGAGTGCTGCAATCCGTAGTGATTGGTTGCGATGGATTAGATGTAAATGAGCAGATCCGTTTTGATATTCTCCCTGATGTGATCTCGTTATCGCGCCAAGTCGTTCAAGATCAACTCGTGAGCAGTGGTCTATGGACAGCGCTTCGCACCCGTCCTTTTTCAAGAGTGCCAGCCTTAGATAGCCAGCCAGCAGGTATATTTGTCACCGCAATAGATACTAATCCACTTGCCGCCGATCCCCGTTTGATTATTGCAGAACAGCTTGAAGCCTTTAAAACGGGCTTACAGGTGTTGACTCGCTTAACCGAAGGCAAGGTTTATCTATGTCAGGATAAGGGTGATGCCATTGCCTGTGATGTTTCACCCAATCTTGAAATTCGCCGTTTTACAGGTGTGCATCCAGCGGGGCTAGCGGGTACCCATATCCACTTCACTTTACCTGTGAGCTTAGAGCGTCAGGTATGGCATATCGGCTATCAGGATGTGATTGCCTACGGCAAGTTATTCCAAACCGGTGAGTTGTATACCGACCGCATCATCGCCTTAGGTGGCCCAAGCGTACTGAATCCACGTTTACTGCGGACTCAGCTTGGTGCTGAGTTAAGCGTGCTTGTAGCTGATGAGATTAAACCCGGTAATAACCGTGTGGTATCAGGCTCTGTGTTATCTGGCCATACTGCTGCGGGTGTACATGACTTTTTAGGCCGATTCCATAACCAAGTGTCAGTATTGGCAGAAGATGCACAGCATCAAGTGCTCCCTTGGGTTCGTGGTGGTTCGGATAAATTCTCTATCACTCGGGCTGTCACCTCTCGATTATTTGGTGCTTCTAAACGGTTTGAGTTTACGACCCATCAAGGTGGCTCACAGCGTGCGATGATGGCCTTTGGTCAATTAGATCGCGTGATGCCGCTGGATATTTTGCCTACTTTACTGGTTCGCGACTTAGTGGTGCGTGATACCGATGAGGCGCAGGCATTAGGTGCATTAGAGTTAGATGAAGAAGATTTGGCGTTATGTACCTTTGTATGTCCCGGCAAATATGACTTTGGTAAAGAATTGCGTGCCTGTCTAGATGTTATTGAGAGGGAAGGTTAATGACCAAGCAAGTTAAAAAACCTGATTTACAGGACGCCCCAGATTTACAACAAGAGTACTACGCAACGGGTAAGTCGATGAAAGGCTTTTTGCGCTCATTGGTTATTGCCAGTGGTCGCAGCACTAAGGGGCAAGTACATGTACGTGACGCAATTGACGTAAAACGTACTATGACCTTAGTCGGCCTTTGTTTACTACCTGCCATTTTATTTGGTTTATATAACGTGGGTTTACAGGCTCAGATTGCGCTCTCTACAGGATTAACCACACCTGATACTTGGAAGCTTATTATCTTTAATAGCCTTTCAGGAGGGTTAAGCGAGCAAACTGGGGTGGTGGGCTTATTTCTCTATGGCCTAAGTTTCTATTTACCCATCTATCTCACCGCATTGCTAACCAGTTTATTTTGGGAAGTAGTGTTTGCGCGGGTTCGTGGTCAAGAATTACACGAAGGCTTCTTCGTGACAGCGCTATTGTTTACCTTAATCTTACCTGTATCAACACCACTATGGCTGGTGGCCATGGGGATTTGCTTCGGTGTTGTTGTGGCTAAGGAGCTATTTGGTGGTATGGGATATAACTTCCTAAACCCTGCACTGGCGGGCCTTGCCTTTATTTACTTTGCCTATCCATCTGAAGTGTCTACCGTAAAACAGTTAGTGGCCGTTGATGGTTTTGCCGGCGCAACGGCGCTGGCACAAACCGCAGCGGGCAAACTGAGTTTTGCCGATTACTCTTGGTTTAGCGCCTTTAGCGATCCTAACTGGTGGAACAACTTTTTTGGTTTTACCGTGGGTGCCATTGGTGAAACCAGCGCCTTAGCGATTTTAATCGGCGGGGCATTCCTGCTGATCAGCCGTTTAGCCGATTGGCGTATTGTTGCTGGTGTAATGCTTGGCATGATAGCCACCGCAAGCCTGTGTAATTTGATTGGTTCTAACAGCAACCAAATGATGGCAATGCCATGGACTTGGCATCTTGTGACGGGTGGTTTTGCGTTGGCGATGATGTTTATGGCGACTGACCCCGTAACGACTTCTTACACTCGTCCAGGCAAATATATTTACGGTGCCTTGATTGGGTTTATGACTGTGCTTATCCGTGTCGCGAACCCCAAAATGGCAGAGGGCGTGATGTTAGCGATTCTGTTTGCCAACCTTTGGGCGCCGTTGTTCGATTATCTGGTGGCCCGCGCCAACATCAAACGGAGATTAAAACGTCATGGTATTTAAGAAAGATACAGTGGTGGGGACCATGATCTTCACCATTACGCTCTGCCTTTTGTGTTCCTTTATGATCACAGGTACCGCAGGCATATTGAAAGAGCGCAAATTAGCGAAAAAACGTGACGAAGTGCAGCGTTATGTGTTGATGGCTGCCGATGTTAACTTAGGCCAAGGTAATGAGTTTAGAGAGATTTTTGCTAAATCGGTTAAACCGTTATTGATCAATCTAGACACAGGTAAGGTGGATTCTGACGCTAACGTGCTTGATTTTGACGAGCGTATGGCCGCCATCAATCCTGAGACCTCAAGTACGCCGAAAAAAGATATCGCCAAGATTAAAACCCGTGCGAACGATGCCCGAGTATTTAAAGTGTTCGATGACAGCGGCAAATTATCCAGCGTAGTCGTGCCCTTCTACGGTAAAGGACTATGGTCGATGATCTACGGTTATGTGGCAGTTGAACCTGATTTCAACACCATTAAAGGGCTCGTCGTGTACGAGCACGGTGAAACGCCTGGTATTGGTGATTTTTTGACGGATCCTAGTTGGTCATCGCAGTGGAAGGGTAAGCAATTATTTGATGGAAAAGGCAAATTTTCGATACGCCTCGTTAAAGGTGGTGCCAAAGAAGGCGACATTCACGGTGTGGATGCGGTAAGTGGCGCAACCATGACTGGCCGAGGTGTGCAGCGTGCAATGGAGTTTTGGTTTGGTGTTGAGGGTTTCCAAACCTTCTTTAACCAGTTAAAGACGTCAGCGGTGCAAGGTGAGTTTGGGGGTGAAAAATGAGCAATACTTTATCCATGCGTGACATGTTAACGGGGCCAGTGTTTGCCAATAACCCTGTTGCTATGCAAGTGCTTGGCGTATGTTCAGCCTTAGCCGTCAGTAACTCAATGCAAACGGCCCTAGTGATGACACTGGCGGTGACCTTTGTATTGGTGTTCTCTAACCTGATTATTTCGACCATCCGTAGTTTTATTCCTAACAGTGTGCGCATTATCGCCCAGATGACGGTTATTGCTTCTTTAGTGATTATTGTTGATATGGTTTTGCAAGATATAGCCTATGAGTTATCTAAGCAACTATCTGTATTTGTTGGGTTAATCATTACTAACTGCATCATTATGGGCCGTGCAGAAGCCTTTGCGATGAAGTATCCACCGCACTTGGCGATTGTCGACGCTTTAGGTAATGCAATGGGTTATGGCTTGGTTTTATTAAGTGTCGCTTTTGTACGTGAACTCTTTGGCACGGGTAATTTATTTGGTCATAGCGTGTTTACCACCATCGAAAACGGCGGTTGGTATTTGCCGAACGAAATGTTTAAGTTACCACCGAGCGCCTTCTTCCTGATCGGTGCGCTGATCTGGACTATTAATGTGATCCAGCGGAAACGGGGTTAAGGAGCAGATATGGAACACTATATTAATCTATTTTTGCAGGCCGCTTTTATTGACAACATGGCGCTGTCGTTCTTTTTGGGCATGTGTACTTTCTTGGCAGTTTCTAAAAAGGTGTCTACTGCTTTTGGTTTAGGCGTTGCAGTGATTGTGGTGATGACCTTGGCCGTCCCGTTAAATCAACTTATTTATGTCAAAGTGCTAGCACCCGGCGCACTGTCTTGGGCGGGGCTCGCGACGATTGATTTAAGCTATCTGCAATTAATCACGTTTATCGGTGTGATCGCCGCTTTAGTGCAAATCTTAGAAATGTTTTTGGATAAGTACATTCCTAGCCTGTATGACTCGCTCGGGATCTTCTTGCCACTTCTCACCGTAAACTGTGCGATTTTTGCAGGGGTGATTTTTATGGCAAACCGTGATTACAACTTTACCGAGTCGGCCGTATTTGCCATGGGTTCAGGCCTTGGTTGGGCGTTGGCGATTGTGATGCTAGCAGGGCTGCGTGAAAGAATGAAATTTCATGCAATCCCTGAAGGGTTACAAGGCATTGGCATCACCTTTATTACGACAGGCTTGATGGCACTTGGGTTTATGTCTTTCTCAGGGATCTCGCTTTAAAGATACTGTAGGCGAGCCATTAGCTGAGAAAGTGAAACCACATTCTTTTTAGAAAAGAGCTAGAAAAGGGTTATACGATGGAAATGGCAATTGGCATAGGCATGTTCACGCTAGTGGTCTGTTTGTTGGTGATAGTGATCCTTATCGCCAAAAAGAAATTAGTCACAAGTGGTGAAGTGACAATCGGCATCAATGATGATGCCGAAAGAAGCATTAAAGTTGCAGCGGGCGACAAGCTACTGGGCGCCTTAGCGAGTCAAAGTATTTTTATTCCGTCAGCCTGTGGCGGCGGTGGAACCTGTGGTCAGTGCCGAGTGAAAATCAAATCCGGCGGTGGTGATATCTTACCGACTGAGATGGGGCACATTACCAAAAAAGAGGCTAAAGAAGGTTGTCGTCTTGCCTGCCAAGTCGCGGTGAAAACTGATATGGAGCTTGAGCTTGACGAGGAAATCTTTGGGGTGAAAAAGTGGCAGTGTGAAGTGATTTCTAACGATAACAAAGCCACATTTATCAAAGAATTGCTGCTTAAATTGCCCGAAGGTGAAGATGTTCACTTTAAAGCGGGAGGGTATATTCAGATTGAAGCGCCTGCCCATGTGGTGAAATACGCCGACTTTGATATTCCTGAAAAATACCGCGGTGATTGGGATAAATACGGTTTGTTTGACATCGTTTCTACCGTGAATGAGGATGTGTTGCGTGCCTACTCTATGGCCAACTATCCCGATGAAAAGGGCCGCATTATGTTGAACGTGCGGATTGCGACGCCACCATCGGCCAATGTACCAGCGGGTAAGATGTCGTCCTATATCTTTAATCTTAAAGCCGGCGATAAAGTGACGATTTCAGGCCCATTTGGTGAGTTCTTTGTGAAAGAAACCGATGCGGAAATGGTGTTTATCGGCGGCGGTGCGGGCATGGCGCCGATGCGCTCACATATTTTCGATCAACTTAAAAGCAAGAAAACCAAACGTAAAATGAGCTTCTGGTACGGTGCACGCTCAACGCGTGAAGTGTTTTACCAAGCAGATTTTGATGCTTTAGCGGCCGAGAATGACAACTTCGTTTGGCATGTGGCGTTATCAGAGCCATTGCCCGAGGATAATTGGACGGGTTATACCGGCTTTATCCATAATGTGATTTATGAGAATTATCTTAAAAATCATAAGGCACCAGAAGACTGCGAGTACTACATGTGTGGTCCTCCAATCATGAACTCTTCAGTGATTAAGATGCTTGAAAGCCTAGGCGTTGAGCCAGAAAATATTCTACTCGATGACTTTGGTGATTAGGTTGTAAGTGAGTAATAAAAAATCGCGTTAGGCCCAGCTTAACGCGATTTTTGTTTATAGGGCTTTTTATAATTTCGCAGTTTTTAGCTTTCGCATCTTGGTGCTATTTAGCACTTCACCTAGCTAAAGGATTTACCGCCGTGGCGGGTTAAATAGCTCACTATGCGCTCACTCTCAGCGGTATAGCATCCCATGCGAAACTCACCCTGCCAGTATGCAATATCGAGCGGATGATATCCCATCACATTCGGATGATTCACATCGGCCCCCGCATCCACCAATAATTTGAGCAGTTCAAAAGACTGTAGCTCACAGGCATGCAAGAGTGCCGTCATCGCATTTTCGTCCACGCCTTCAAGATCAGCACCATTGGCAATAATGCGCTTTACTGCAAGTGTATCCTTCGCCTTTACTGCATCGATAAGTTCAGTGCTCATAGTGATATTTAACCTGATCCTGTCTTAGTACATAAATGAGTCGCTTAAAAAGCAACGATAAGAGTCGTGATATTGTTGAGCCGCAAACGAAGGCCAAAACTTTTGGTAAGCAGATTATTGTTCTGACTCACTATTTTTCAAAGTCAAAGTCAAAGTCAAAGTCAAAGTCAAAGTCAAAGTCAAAGTCAAAGTCAAAGTCAAAGTCAAAGTCAAAGTCAAAGTCAAAGTCAAAGTCAAAGTCAAAGTCAAAGTCAAAGTCAAAGTCAAAGTCAAAGTCAAAGTCAAAGTCAAAGTCAAAGTCGTGGGGCTTCACCCCACACCCGACCAAAAGGGGAAAAGCGCCTGTTCCCCTTTTGGAAATCCCCCGGCGTCCCTGGCGAAGTTAGATGCATTGGTGAGTGGCTTCGTGCATATTCGAAAATCGCTAACGCTTCCGATGGGGCGTCCATTCCCTCCGAAAACTACGCAGACGTCCTGTCTGCGTCACGCGATTTTCTTCAACACCCTTCAGCAACTTCGTAGGGGAAGGTGAACTTCTGCTGTCTAGGTGTCGGCAGTTAATCCTGAAAGAGTTATGCTTATCCCATCTTTTGGTTTGATAAATTCTTTTTTATGTTACTGGGTACATCTATTCAAAAAACTAATCCATATGAAAAATCTTTCATCTGGAGCCTTAATCGTCTCATACTGTTCGTTATTGTTTACTTCTCTTGCAATGATAACTTTTCCTAAATTCTTGATAAGTTTAATGTTATATATGTCACTGAATTCATCACTATTTTTTTCATCTAATCCAGGAAACACAATATTATCAGGAAGGCGATAAAAGAAACGATCTGTTGCAGCAAGGAATAACTCGACAACATCTATGAAATCATTGACTT is a genomic window of Shewanella putrefaciens containing:
- a CDS encoding NADP(H)-dependent aldo-keto reductase yields the protein MEYRRIPHSNLEVSKICLGTMTWGEQNTQAEAFAQLDYAIGNGINFIDTAEMYPVPPKPETQGETERILGQYIKARGNRDDLVIATKIAAPGGKSDYIRKNMALDWNNIHQAVDASLARLQIDTIDLYQLHWPDRNTNFFGELFYDEQDHEHQTPILETLEALAEVIRQGKVRYIGVSNETPWGLMKYLQLAEKHGLPRIVSVQNPYNLLNRSFEVGMSEISHREELPLLAYSPLAFGALTGKYCNDQWPEGARLTLFKRFARYTGSQMALDATKAYVDLAREFKLTPAQMALAFVNSRKFVGSNIIGATDLYQLKENIDSLKVTLSPELLVRLNQLSDQFRLPCP
- a CDS encoding ankyrin repeat domain-containing protein, with translation MSTELIDAVKAKDTLAVKRIIANGADLEGVDENAMTALLHACELQSFELLKLLVDAGADVNHPNVMGYHPLDIAYWQGEFRMGCYTAESERIVSYLTRHGGKSFS
- a CDS encoding Na(+)-translocating NADH-quinone reductase subunit A — protein: MADFSNQIITIKKGLDLPIAGEPRQIIESGNKPSQVAILGEEYVGLKPTMLVEVGDKVKKGQPLFEDKKTKGVLFTAPASGEIVAINRGDRRVLQSVVIGCDGLDVNEQIRFDILPDVISLSRQVVQDQLVSSGLWTALRTRPFSRVPALDSQPAGIFVTAIDTNPLAADPRLIIAEQLEAFKTGLQVLTRLTEGKVYLCQDKGDAIACDVSPNLEIRRFTGVHPAGLAGTHIHFTLPVSLERQVWHIGYQDVIAYGKLFQTGELYTDRIIALGGPSVLNPRLLRTQLGAELSVLVADEIKPGNNRVVSGSVLSGHTAAGVHDFLGRFHNQVSVLAEDAQHQVLPWVRGGSDKFSITRAVTSRLFGASKRFEFTTHQGGSQRAMMAFGQLDRVMPLDILPTLLVRDLVVRDTDEAQALGALELDEEDLALCTFVCPGKYDFGKELRACLDVIEREG
- a CDS encoding NADH:ubiquinone reductase (Na(+)-transporting) subunit B, whose translation is MTKQVKKPDLQDAPDLQQEYYATGKSMKGFLRSLVIASGRSTKGQVHVRDAIDVKRTMTLVGLCLLPAILFGLYNVGLQAQIALSTGLTTPDTWKLIIFNSLSGGLSEQTGVVGLFLYGLSFYLPIYLTALLTSLFWEVVFARVRGQELHEGFFVTALLFTLILPVSTPLWLVAMGICFGVVVAKELFGGMGYNFLNPALAGLAFIYFAYPSEVSTVKQLVAVDGFAGATALAQTAAGKLSFADYSWFSAFSDPNWWNNFFGFTVGAIGETSALAILIGGAFLLISRLADWRIVAGVMLGMIATASLCNLIGSNSNQMMAMPWTWHLVTGGFALAMMFMATDPVTTSYTRPGKYIYGALIGFMTVLIRVANPKMAEGVMLAILFANLWAPLFDYLVARANIKRRLKRHGI
- the nqrF gene encoding NADH:ubiquinone reductase (Na(+)-transporting) subunit F, producing MEMAIGIGMFTLVVCLLVIVILIAKKKLVTSGEVTIGINDDAERSIKVAAGDKLLGALASQSIFIPSACGGGGTCGQCRVKIKSGGGDILPTEMGHITKKEAKEGCRLACQVAVKTDMELELDEEIFGVKKWQCEVISNDNKATFIKELLLKLPEGEDVHFKAGGYIQIEAPAHVVKYADFDIPEKYRGDWDKYGLFDIVSTVNEDVLRAYSMANYPDEKGRIMLNVRIATPPSANVPAGKMSSYIFNLKAGDKVTISGPFGEFFVKETDAEMVFIGGGAGMAPMRSHIFDQLKSKKTKRKMSFWYGARSTREVFYQADFDALAAENDNFVWHVALSEPLPEDNWTGYTGFIHNVIYENYLKNHKAPEDCEYYMCGPPIMNSSVIKMLESLGVEPENILLDDFGD
- a CDS encoding Na(+)-translocating NADH-quinone reductase subunit C, whose amino-acid sequence is MVFKKDTVVGTMIFTITLCLLCSFMITGTAGILKERKLAKKRDEVQRYVLMAADVNLGQGNEFREIFAKSVKPLLINLDTGKVDSDANVLDFDERMAAINPETSSTPKKDIAKIKTRANDARVFKVFDDSGKLSSVVVPFYGKGLWSMIYGYVAVEPDFNTIKGLVVYEHGETPGIGDFLTDPSWSSQWKGKQLFDGKGKFSIRLVKGGAKEGDIHGVDAVSGATMTGRGVQRAMEFWFGVEGFQTFFNQLKTSAVQGEFGGEK
- a CDS encoding NADH:ubiquinone reductase (Na(+)-transporting) subunit D is translated as MSNTLSMRDMLTGPVFANNPVAMQVLGVCSALAVSNSMQTALVMTLAVTFVLVFSNLIISTIRSFIPNSVRIIAQMTVIASLVIIVDMVLQDIAYELSKQLSVFVGLIITNCIIMGRAEAFAMKYPPHLAIVDALGNAMGYGLVLLSVAFVRELFGTGNLFGHSVFTTIENGGWYLPNEMFKLPPSAFFLIGALIWTINVIQRKRG
- the nqrE gene encoding NADH:ubiquinone reductase (Na(+)-transporting) subunit E, which codes for MEHYINLFLQAAFIDNMALSFFLGMCTFLAVSKKVSTAFGLGVAVIVVMTLAVPLNQLIYVKVLAPGALSWAGLATIDLSYLQLITFIGVIAALVQILEMFLDKYIPSLYDSLGIFLPLLTVNCAIFAGVIFMANRDYNFTESAVFAMGSGLGWALAIVMLAGLRERMKFHAIPEGLQGIGITFITTGLMALGFMSFSGISL
- the ompV gene encoding outer membrane protein OmpV — protein: MKKLCFVITTILMSSHALAEGNTYIRNGNIYSHQDQFFAGAGVATGSKFYKGQDHQTGAYLNGGYHGEDFNADLSGINYRFLGNNDSTVNFSVFMVANPGFDADDADILTGMKDRKFSGDLGLNADIHLGNGTLSSKFQHDVTGVYNGFQADITYYHPINLGFGDLVPYAGVHYFSKDFANYYAGVTSSEATALRPAYQADGTFAYKLGYALVIPVTKHLDITQTTGYSHIGANMADSPLIDSNNQWVTTLGVTYSF